One window of the Populus nigra chromosome 4, ddPopNigr1.1, whole genome shotgun sequence genome contains the following:
- the LOC133690818 gene encoding alcohol dehydrogenase-like 7, translating into MDGEKFSVEAGKPILCKAAVARKPGEPLVIEEIIVAPPSHHEVRVRIICTSLCQSDVTFWKLKDLPAVFPRILGHEAIGVVESVGQDVDEVVEGDVVIPVFLPDCGDCADCKSKKSNLCSKLPFQVSPWMPRDKTSRFTNLKGEVLYHFLNVSSFSEYTVVDTAHIVKIDPSIPPSKACLLGCGVSTGVGAAWRTANVEAGSTVVIFGVGSIGLAVAEGARISGATRIIGVDVNQEKFEIAKKFGVTDFVNVGECGDKPVSQVINEMTGGGADYCFECVGLVSLMEQAYACCRKGWGKTIILGVEKPESRISLPCADVLQSGKTLTGALFGGLKAKSDIPILLKRYMDKELELDKFVTHEVNFEDINKAFDLLLEGKSLRCVIWMDKQASYSKGVCIS; encoded by the exons ATGGATGGAGAGAAATTCTCAGTCGAAGCAGGGAAACCAATTCTATGCAAAG CTGCGGTGGCTCGCAAACCAGGAGAGCCTCTCGTAATAGAGGAGATAATCGTGGCTCCTCCGAGTCATCATGAAGTTCGTGTTCGAATTATCTGCACCTCTCTCTGTCAAAGTGATGTCACTTTTTGGAAATTGAAG GATCTTCCTGCTGTTTTTCCAAGAATACTTGGCCATGAGGCTATCGG AGTTGTGGAGAGTGTAGGGCAGGATGTAGATGAGGTCGTCGAAGGAGATGTTGTGATTCCTGTATTCTTGCCAGATTGTGGAGATTGTGCAGACTGCAAATCAAAAAAGAGTAACCTTTGTTCGAAACTTCCCTTCCAGGTCTCTCCTTGGATGCCTAGAGATAAAACCAGTAGATTCACCAACCTAAAAGGAGAGGTTCTATACCATTTCCTAAATGTATCGAGTTTTAGTGAGTATACAGTGGTGGACACTGCCCATATTGTAAAGATTGATCCTTCAATCCCACCAAGTAAAGCATGCCTACTCGGTTGTGGAGTATCAACAG GGGTTGGAGCTGCATGGAGAACTGCAAATGTTGAGGCAGGGTCAACTGTTGTCATATTTGGGGTTGGGTCAATCGGCTTAGCA GTTGCAGAGGGTGCCAGAATAAGCGGCGCTACTAGGATTATAGGGGTGGATGTGAATCAAGAAAAGTTCGAAATTG CAAAAAAATTTGGAGTCACAGACTTTGTCAATGTTGGAGAATGCGGGGATAAACCTGTGAGCCAG GTGATCAATGAAATGACTGGTGGGGGAGCAGACTATTGCTTTGAATGTGTTGGTTTGGTGTCCTTGATGGAGCAAGCATATGCTTGCTGTCGAAAG GGATGGGGAAAGACAATCATCTTAGGAGTGGAAAAACCAGAGTCACGGATCTCCCTTCCGTGTGCGGATGTCCTTCAGAGTGGGAAAACCCTCACTGGAGCCTTGTTCGGTGGTCTCAAAGCTAAATCTGATATTCCAATTCTCCTAAAGCGTTACATGGACAAG GAACTGGAGTTGGATAAGTTTGTGACCCATGAGGTCAATTTTGAAGACATTAACAAAGCCTTCGATTTATTACTTGAAGGAAAGAGTCTCCGATGTGTAATTTGGATGGACAAACAAGCAAGCTACTCCAAAGGTGTTTGTATATCATGA
- the LOC133690760 gene encoding uncharacterized protein LOC133690760, with the protein MAGVNKSHEYETKTSAGEESGATETTDRGLFGFMGKKKEEVPATEYEEKIHRSDNSYPGDGEKKHEDTTVPSNTETPLTPEKKKSYFEQAKDMIPAYKKTEEVPPPTEAVYPSETPLTPEKKKSYFEQAKDMIPAYKKTEDGPPSPAEAAVHPTGSRPLEPEKKKSYFEQAKDIIPAYKKTEDSPPSPTEAAVHPTGSRPLEPEKKKSYFEQAKDIIPAYKKTEEVSPRPAEAAVHHTETPLAPEEKTGFFGQAKERTPGYKKTEEVSPRPAKATVHHTETPLEPEEKKGFFDQAKERTPGFKKTEEVSPRPAKAAAHLTETPLEPEHKKSFFDQAKERIPSHKKTEEVPPHPAKSAYNEGAFSHTETPFEPEEKKGFLDKVKEKVPAHKTEEVPPPPAESAFSHTETPFEPEEKKGFLDKVKEKAPAQKKTEEVPHRPAANTPFEPEEKRGFLKEKVPTHKKTGEFPFPAKPAYTEAAVSNTNTPLEPEEKRGLLDKIKEKMPGHKKTEEVPPSEFDSTENVVSHKGEPMVKKGMMEKIKEKLPGHRPQI; encoded by the exons ATGGCTGGGGTAAATAAGAGCCACGAGTATGAGACCAAGACCAGTGCTGGTGAAGAGAGTGGTGCTACTGAGACCACGGATCGTGGGTTGTTTGGTTTCAtggggaagaaaaaagaagaggtgCCTGCCACTGAGTATGAAGAGAAAATTCATCGATCAGACAACAGTTAT CCTGGTGACGGGGAGAAGAAACATGAGGATACTACTGTTCCCTCTAACACAGAGACACCCCTTACcccagagaagaagaagagttacTTTGAGCAAGCCAAGGACATGATACCAGCATATAAGAAAACTGAAGAGGTCCCTCCTCCGACTGAAGCTGTTTATCCGTCTGAGACACCCCTTACcccagagaagaagaagagttacTTTGAGCAAGCCAAGGACATGATACCAGCgtataaaaaaactgaagatGGCCCTCCCTCTCCAGCTGAAGCCGCAGTTCATCCCACAGGGTCACGACCCCTTGAAcctgagaagaagaagagttacTTTGAGCAAGCCAAGGACATAATTCCAGCATATAAGAAAACTGAAGATTCCCCTCCCTCTCCAACTGAAGCCGCAGTTCATCCCACAGGGTCACGACCCCTTGAaccagagaagaagaagagttacTTTGAGCAAGCCAAGGACATAATACCAGCATATAAGAAAACTGAAGAGGTCTCTCCCCGTCCAGCTGAAGCCGCAGTTCATCACACAGAGACACCCCTTGCACCAGAGGAGAAGACGGGTTTCTTTGGCCAAGCCAAGGAGAGAACACCAGGATATAAGAAAACTGAAGAGGTCTCTCCCCGTCCAGCTAAAGCCACAGTTCATCACACAGAGACACCCCTGGAACCAGAGGAGAAGAAGGGTTTCTTTGACCAAGCCAAGGAGAGAACACCAGGATTTAAGAAAACTGAAGAGGTCTCTCCCCGTCCAGCTAAAGCCGCAGCTCACCTTACAGAGACACCTCTCGAACCAGAGCATAAAAAGAGTTTCTTTGACCAAGCCAAGGAGAGAATACCATCACATAAGAAAACTGAAGAGGTCCCTCCCCATCCAGCTAAATCTGCTTATAATGAAGGTGCATTTTCTCATACAGAGACACCCTTTGAACCAGAGGAGAAGAAGGGTTTCCTTGACAAAGTCAAGGAGAAAGTGCCAGCACATAAAACTGAAGAGGTCCCTCCTCCTCCAGCTGAATCTGCATTTTCTCACACAGAGACACCCTTTGAACCAGAGGAAAAGAAGGGTTTCCTTGACAAAGTCAAGGAGAAAGCGCCAGCACAGAAGAAAACTGAGGAGGTCCCTCACCGTCCAGCGGCAAATACGCCATTTGAACCGGAAGAGAAGAGGGGTTTTCTCAAGGAGAAAGTGCCAACACATAAGAAAACCGGAGAGTTCCCTTTTCCAGCTAAACCTGCTTATACTGAAGCTGCAGTTTCAAACACAAATACACCCCTTGAACCAGAAGAGAAGAGGGGTTTACTTGACAAAATCAAGGAGAAAATGCCGGGACATAAAAAAACTGAAGAGGTGCCTCCATCTGAATTTGATTCTACTGAAAATGTAGTTTCCCATAAAGGAGAGCCAATGGTGAAAAAGGGAATGATGGAGAAGATCAAGGAGAAGCTTCCTGGGCACCGCCCCCAAATATGA
- the LOC133690817 gene encoding neutral ceramidase 2-like produces MTLLKFVDSASGKSIGAFSWYATHGTSMSRDNKLISGDNKGAAARFFEDWFTSTEANSSRSVPTPSNISKLIKKVRSIKATGGKPCDNSTSRSFKARKSDGSQFVGAFCQSNVGDISPNVLGAFCTDSGKPCDFNHSSCHGDVTLCKGRGPGYPDDILSTKIIGERQFNKAVDLFMSATKELTGKVDYRHVYQNFSEIEVELSGKTKVRTCPAALGPGFAAGTTDGPGMFGFQQGDTEINELWKKVRDLLKEPSQFQVECQKPKAVLLSSGEMFEPYAWTPEILPIQILRLGKLIILSVPGELTTMAGRRLREAVKETLVSNGGGEFDDETHVVIAGLTNTYSQYVATFEEYEQQRYEAASTLYGPHTLSAYIQEFNHLALAMAKGRGALQPADWSPPDLSSKVLRLLADPFPDSLPRGKKFGDIKQDVSEPKGGSFKKGDKPSATFWSANARNDLLTEGTFAAVEMLRGQRWIPVYDDDDFCLYFKWKSDNSSLYTSLATIEWEVPEEASSGVYRLRHFGSSKKAQHSPIEYFTGASSAFTVS; encoded by the exons ATGACCCTTTTGAAGTTTGTAGATAGTGCTAGTGGTAAGAGCATTGGAGCATTCAGCTGGTACGCCACTCATGGAACCTCAATGTCTAGAGACAATAAACTCATCAGTGGAGACAACAAGGGTGCTGCCGCTAGGTTTTTTGAGGACTGGTTCACTTCCACCGAAGCCAACTCATCACGTAGTGTGCCCACGCCTTCAA ATATAAGCAAATTGATCAAGAAAGTGCGATCCATCAAGGCTACGGGAGGAAAACCATGCGATAATTCAACTAGCCGAAGCTTCAAGGCGAGGAAAAGTGATGGGTCGCAGTTTGTAGGGGCATTTTGTCAATCAAATGTTGGAGACATCAGCCCAAATGTGCTAGGAGCATTCTGTACTGATAGTGGAAAACCTTGCGACTTTAACCACTCTTCATGCCATGGAGATGTCACCCTCTGCAAAGGCCGTGGACCTGG ATACCCAGATGATATACTGAGCACAAAGATCATTGGAGAGAGGCAGTTCAACAAGGCTGTTGATCTGTTCATGTCTGCCACCAAGGAATTGACTGGAAAGGTCGACTATCGCCATGTGTACCAAAACTTTAGTGAAATAGAAGTGGAGCTAAGTGGAAAGACAAAGGTTAGGACATGTCCTGCAGCCCTTGGTCCAGGTTTTGCCGCTGGAACCACAGATGGGCCTGGCATGTTCGGGTTTCAGCAGGGTGATACAGAG ATCAACGAGCTTTGGAAAAAAGTGAGGGACCTCTTAAAAGAACCAAGCCAATTCCAGGTGGAATGCCAAAAGCCCAAGGCTGTTTTACTATCCTCGGGAGAAATGTTTGAACCTTATGCGTGGACG CCAGAAATTCTTCCTATTCAAATTCTTAGGCTGGGAAAATTGATCATACTTTCGGTTCCAGgag AGCTCACGACAATGGCTGGTCGTCGACTGAGGGAAGCAGTAAAGGAGACATTGGTAAGTAATGGAGGAGGAGAGTTTGACGATGAGACCCACGTTGTAATAGCTGGCCTGACAAACACTTACTCTCAGTATGTTGCGACTTTTGAAGAATACGAGCAACAAAGATATGAG GCGGCTTCAACACTATATGGTCCTCACACATTATCAGCATACATTCAAGAATTCAACCACTTAGCACTGGCAATGGCTAAGGGGAGGGGTGCCCTACAACCAGCAGACTGGTCACCGCCAGATCTTTCCTCGAAAGTACTCAGACTCTTAGCTGATCCATTTCCAGACTCGCTCCCCAGGGGTAAAAAGTTTGGTGACATTAAACAAGATGTCAGTGAACCAAAAGGAGGTTCATTCAAAAAGGGGGATAAACCGAGCGCCACGTTTTGGAGTGCTAACGCGAGGAATGATCTATTAACAGAAGGCACATTTGCAGCCGTAGAGATGCTCCGAGGACAACGATGGATTCCAgtttatgatgatgatgatttctgCTTGTATTTCAAGTGGAAATCGGACAATAGCAGTCTCTACACTAGCTTAGCAACCATCGAATGGGAGGTGCCAGAGGAGGCTAGCTCTGGAGTTTATCGGCTAAGGCATTTTGGGTCATCTAAGAAAGCACAACACTCCCCCATTGAATACTTCACCGGAGCATCTAGTGCATTTACGGTATCATAA